A stretch of Roseibium porphyridii DNA encodes these proteins:
- a CDS encoding acyltransferase family protein translates to MSAARIDWVDTAKGICIIFVVMMHSVLGVEAAAGDTGWMHAVVAFAAPFRMPDFFLISGLFLSNVITRDWKLYLDRKVVHFAYFYVLWMTIQFAVKAPVFVGEMGTTGTLEFYFLSFVQPFGTLWFIYMLPVFFLVCKVAHDKGIPWQVMLAVGALLQIAPIHTGWLLVDEFASRFVYFYAGYIFAPQIFQLAAWARERIGISLAYLIGWGVINGGLVYLGWAALPGVALALGAAGAGAIILTSALIVKFGRLGFLRHFGENSIVIYLAFFFPMGVSRVILLKLGILDIGTVSLIVTIVASVSPMILFWMIRKTGFGWFLFRRPEWAYLTGTFGKKRQPQAAE, encoded by the coding sequence ATGAGTGCGGCACGCATTGACTGGGTGGATACGGCGAAAGGCATCTGCATCATCTTTGTGGTGATGATGCACTCGGTGCTGGGTGTTGAAGCTGCGGCCGGCGATACCGGCTGGATGCATGCCGTAGTTGCCTTCGCAGCACCATTCCGCATGCCGGACTTCTTTCTGATTTCCGGTCTGTTCCTGTCCAATGTAATCACCCGGGACTGGAAGCTCTATCTGGATCGCAAAGTCGTCCATTTCGCGTATTTCTACGTCCTCTGGATGACCATTCAGTTTGCCGTTAAAGCCCCTGTTTTCGTTGGTGAAATGGGCACTACTGGCACTCTGGAGTTCTATTTCCTCAGCTTCGTGCAGCCCTTCGGCACCTTGTGGTTCATCTACATGCTGCCGGTGTTCTTCCTGGTTTGTAAGGTGGCGCACGACAAGGGTATTCCCTGGCAGGTCATGCTGGCGGTGGGCGCTCTTCTGCAAATTGCGCCGATCCATACCGGATGGCTGTTGGTGGATGAGTTCGCTTCAAGATTTGTCTATTTCTATGCCGGTTACATCTTTGCGCCCCAGATTTTCCAACTTGCTGCATGGGCGCGGGAACGGATCGGCATCAGCCTTGCTTATCTGATCGGTTGGGGTGTCATAAATGGCGGCCTGGTTTATCTCGGTTGGGCGGCACTGCCCGGAGTGGCCCTTGCACTTGGCGCCGCCGGTGCCGGTGCGATCATCTTGACCAGCGCGCTGATCGTTAAGTTTGGCCGGCTGGGTTTTCTCCGCCACTTTGGCGAAAACTCAATCGTCATCTACCTGGCGTTCTTCTTTCCAATGGGTGTGAGTCGCGTGATTCTGCTCAAACTGGGCATTCTGGATATCGGCACGGTTTCACTCATCGTGACCATCGTCGCCTCCGTCAGCCCTATGATCCTGTTCTGGATGATCCGGAAAACCGGGTTCGGCTGGTTCCTGTTCCGCCGCCCCGAATGGGCCTATCTGACCGGAACATTCGGCAAGAAGCGGCAGCCGCAGGCGGCTGAATGA
- a CDS encoding murein transglycosylase A yields the protein MPQTPQYSERLERLTFDALPGWAADNHRAALSSLLRICSKPELLKNTGTDLVLKADDFKAQCPEIEVALKTPKAARSFLETHFTPYRVVRKGFVTGYFEPELRASRHRTAVFQTPLHRKPSGLETVSPKNRPPDWPADLSHGRLQNGILIEMPDRGAIMDGALDQEALELVWLESPIDAFFVHVQGSARLRLDDGSVMRVGYAGKTGHPYTGVARLLVKRGEGAPEDFTMSGLRTWLETNPDRRDALLRENRSYIFFREVVGAEPEQGPVGSAGIALSPGRSLAVDPEHIPFGALVFVSASFKDPDTTKRSFARLMVADDSGSAIKGPVRGDIFAGSGKVAGDVAGDIRHEAEFVLLLPNAQTD from the coding sequence ATGCCGCAGACCCCGCAATACTCTGAACGCCTTGAAAGGCTCACCTTTGACGCTCTGCCAGGCTGGGCAGCGGACAATCATCGGGCGGCGCTTTCAAGCCTTCTGCGTATTTGTTCCAAACCTGAGTTGCTGAAGAATACAGGCACAGACCTTGTCCTGAAGGCAGACGATTTCAAGGCGCAATGCCCTGAAATTGAAGTTGCGCTGAAAACGCCAAAAGCTGCGCGTAGCTTCCTTGAAACCCACTTCACGCCTTACCGCGTCGTCCGGAAGGGGTTCGTCACCGGCTATTTCGAACCCGAGCTGCGCGCCTCTCGTCATAGGACAGCAGTCTTTCAGACACCCCTTCACAGAAAACCCTCAGGTCTCGAAACCGTTTCACCCAAAAATCGACCGCCTGACTGGCCCGCAGATCTCAGTCATGGTCGTCTTCAGAACGGCATCTTGATCGAAATGCCAGACCGTGGTGCCATCATGGACGGCGCACTGGACCAGGAAGCACTCGAGCTGGTCTGGCTCGAAAGTCCGATCGACGCATTTTTCGTTCATGTACAGGGCTCTGCACGCCTGCGCCTGGACGATGGTTCTGTCATGCGTGTCGGCTATGCGGGAAAGACCGGGCATCCCTATACGGGGGTCGCTCGCTTGCTGGTCAAGCGCGGAGAAGGAGCCCCGGAAGACTTCACCATGTCCGGACTGCGGACATGGCTGGAGACCAATCCGGACAGGCGGGATGCGCTGTTGCGGGAAAACCGTTCCTACATCTTCTTTCGTGAGGTCGTGGGTGCTGAGCCGGAGCAAGGACCTGTCGGATCTGCCGGCATAGCGTTGAGCCCGGGCAGGAGCCTGGCGGTCGACCCGGAACATATTCCCTTTGGCGCTCTTGTGTTTGTTTCCGCAAGTTTCAAAGATCCTGACACGACCAAGCGATCTTTCGCCCGCCTCATGGTTGCCGACGACAGTGGTTCGGCCATCAAGGGACCTGTTCGAGGCGACATTTTTGCAGGCTCCGGCAAGGTTGCCGGTGATGTCGCCGGCGACATCAGGCATGAGGCCGAATTCGTCTTGCTTCTCCCCAACGCCCAGACGGACTGA
- a CDS encoding FxsA family protein, protein MGLYIIAAILLLPLIEIAVFIWVGGLIGVIPTILLTVVTALAGTLMLRQQGLSLLMRMQQELDAGRSPGNEVMQGAMIVLASIFLLIPGFVTDAIGLLLFVPPVREALARFIISRSNVVIVQNGQTRRQSGEGVVDLDADDWSEKNDGTEGKPSGSGQPRISPWQDGSDDAKS, encoded by the coding sequence GTGGGACTTTATATCATTGCTGCCATTCTTCTGCTGCCCCTGATCGAGATCGCGGTCTTCATTTGGGTCGGTGGTTTGATTGGTGTGATTCCGACCATTTTGCTAACCGTGGTAACAGCACTTGCGGGCACTTTGATGCTGCGTCAGCAGGGTTTGTCCCTACTCATGCGCATGCAGCAGGAGCTCGATGCAGGCCGTTCGCCGGGCAACGAAGTGATGCAGGGCGCAATGATTGTTCTGGCAAGCATTTTCCTGCTGATTCCGGGTTTCGTCACAGATGCCATCGGTTTGTTGCTGTTCGTTCCGCCGGTGCGTGAGGCGCTTGCAAGGTTCATCATCTCGCGATCGAACGTTGTCATTGTCCAAAACGGCCAGACGCGCCGACAGTCTGGCGAAGGCGTTGTCGATCTGGATGCAGACGACTGGTCTGAAAAGAACGATGGCACTGAGGGTAAGCCAAGCGGCAGCGGACAACCCAGGATCAGCCCCTGGCAAGACGGCTCAGACGACGCAAAGTCCTGA
- a CDS encoding cyclase family protein, which produces MCDFCVINSVKQRMLSRREFFKATAVGASVAAATALPGAMPAMAQTPTTISDMTHELHPTFPTFGGGQQFELNRIFDFAKDGYNLFEMRVNEHTGTHLDAPLHFSADGQSVAEIPVENLVAPLCIVDIRTKAADNPDAQVTPDDLKAWISNHGDLPPGACVAMNSGWAAHVDSDKFRNADAEGVMHFPGFHVEATKMLMEEADVVGIAVDSLSLDHGISKDFAVHYDWLPSNRWGLECIANLDALPATGATLIVGAPKNRGGTGGPSRVMAMV; this is translated from the coding sequence ATGTGCGATTTCTGCGTCATCAATTCCGTCAAGCAACGCATGCTGTCCCGACGCGAATTCTTCAAGGCGACTGCTGTCGGTGCCAGCGTTGCAGCCGCAACGGCCCTTCCCGGTGCCATGCCCGCCATGGCGCAAACGCCAACAACCATTTCGGACATGACCCACGAGCTTCACCCGACTTTTCCGACGTTCGGCGGCGGGCAGCAGTTTGAGTTGAATCGGATCTTTGACTTTGCGAAGGACGGTTACAACCTGTTTGAGATGCGCGTCAACGAGCATACCGGCACCCACTTGGATGCACCGCTGCATTTTTCCGCGGACGGACAGTCAGTTGCCGAAATCCCTGTCGAAAATCTGGTCGCCCCGCTTTGCATCGTCGATATTCGAACCAAAGCAGCAGACAATCCGGACGCACAGGTCACGCCGGACGATCTCAAGGCCTGGATCTCCAATCATGGCGACCTTCCGCCAGGAGCCTGCGTCGCGATGAACTCCGGCTGGGCCGCTCATGTCGATAGCGACAAGTTTCGCAACGCCGATGCCGAAGGCGTCATGCATTTTCCAGGCTTCCACGTTGAAGCCACAAAAATGCTGATGGAAGAAGCCGATGTGGTTGGCATCGCGGTTGACAGTCTGTCCCTGGACCATGGGATCTCGAAGGATTTTGCCGTCCACTACGACTGGCTGCCGAGCAATCGCTGGGGCCTGGAATGCATCGCCAACCTCGACGCGCTACCGGCAACGGGAGCGACGCTGATCGTTGGCGCACCCAAAAACCGGGGTGGAACCGGGGGCCCCTCGCGCGTGATGGCGATGGTTTAG
- a CDS encoding Tim44/TimA family putative adaptor protein, producing MNEIFDPLNLLLMGLAVFILFRLRSVLGKRTGNERPPFDPYSKPEQKPGDQVNGGDQDNVIPMPGQTQQQPEQMEQPAAGGEVVIDKVAPEGSALNSALKQILSVDRSFEPEPFLEGARAAYEMIVMAFADGDKKALKNLLSHEVYEGFVAAIEDREKRGETVDSTFIGIDKAEIVEAALKDATAQVTVKIHSQMISATRDKDGEVVDGDPTKVSEVVDIWTFARDTSSRDPNWKLVATESAE from the coding sequence ATGAACGAGATTTTTGACCCGTTAAACCTCCTCCTTATGGGACTTGCGGTTTTCATTCTGTTCAGACTGCGGTCTGTTCTTGGCAAACGCACCGGCAATGAACGTCCGCCTTTCGATCCGTATTCGAAGCCGGAACAAAAACCGGGCGATCAGGTCAATGGCGGCGACCAGGACAATGTGATCCCAATGCCGGGCCAAACCCAACAGCAGCCTGAACAGATGGAGCAACCTGCTGCAGGTGGTGAAGTTGTTATCGACAAGGTTGCGCCTGAGGGCTCGGCCCTCAACAGCGCCTTGAAACAGATCCTTTCGGTTGATCGCAGCTTCGAGCCCGAGCCGTTCCTTGAGGGCGCGCGGGCAGCTTACGAAATGATCGTGATGGCATTCGCTGACGGCGACAAAAAAGCACTGAAGAACCTTCTCTCTCACGAAGTCTACGAGGGGTTTGTTGCCGCTATCGAAGACCGTGAGAAACGCGGTGAAACCGTTGATTCAACCTTCATCGGTATCGACAAGGCAGAAATCGTTGAAGCTGCGCTGAAAGACGCCACGGCACAGGTGACTGTGAAAATTCACAGCCAGATGATTTCCGCCACGCGGGACAAGGACGGCGAAGTCGTCGACGGTGATCCAACGAAAGTTTCCGAGGTGGTCGATATTTGGACGTTCGCACGGGACACAAGCTCCCGCGATCCGAACTGGAAGCTGGTCGCGACCGAATCCGCTGAATAA
- a CDS encoding helix-turn-helix domain-containing protein, with translation MTPLGAKIRELRTKQGVSLKEMAAALSVSSAYLSALEHGKRGKPTWFLVQRIITYFNVIWDEAEEIQRLAELSDPRVTIDTAGMDPKATELANQLALKIGGLSEESLNGLLHQLRVAAVKDDI, from the coding sequence GTGACACCGCTTGGGGCAAAAATCAGGGAACTGAGAACAAAGCAGGGCGTATCGCTGAAAGAAATGGCTGCGGCGCTTTCTGTTTCCAGTGCCTATCTATCCGCACTTGAACACGGCAAGCGAGGCAAGCCCACCTGGTTTCTGGTGCAACGGATCATTACCTATTTCAACGTGATTTGGGATGAAGCGGAGGAAATCCAGCGCCTTGCGGAGCTGTCCGACCCGCGCGTGACCATCGACACTGCGGGCATGGACCCCAAGGCAACCGAACTTGCCAACCAACTCGCTTTGAAGATTGGCGGCTTGTCGGAAGAGTCATTGAACGGACTGCTGCATCAGTTGCGCGTCGCCGCCGTCAAGGATGACATCTAA
- the polA gene encoding DNA polymerase I: MIRAMSTQSSSPALTADDHLILVDGSTFIFRAYHALPPLTRKPDGLPVGAVSGFCNMLWKLLQEGLTPEEGDEPTHFAVIFDHSAQTFRNEIYPEYKAHRPEPPEDLVPQFGLIREATRAFSVHCIEQAGFEADDLIATYARQAAEQGAQVTIVSGDKDLMQLIGPKVGMIDTMKNKIFGETEVFEKFGVGPDKVIEVQSLAGDSVDNVPGVPGIGLKTAALLINEFGDLETLLSQADTIKQKKRRENLIEFADQARVSKELVTLKQDVPVETPVGNLSVTDMDGPKAVGFLKAMGFNTLTKRVAETTGADIANVEASEFEVPGWDVPDHKGRMAERVETSSGAATSDGTPGVEGMMVPQTVADARAESVKAIAIDSSAYETVTSVDRLKEWCEAAFEKGYVAFDTETTSLNAMQADLVGLSLSTEPGKACYVPLAHVDGEGDLLGGGGLLPDQIPLQDALDVLKPMLEDASVLKIAQNLKYDWLVMTRYGVDIGPFDDTMLLSYTVDAGKGGNGMDELSDRWLDHKPIPFKEVCGSGKSMITFDKVAIDKATAYAAEDADVTLRLWMVLKPRLVSDRMATVYETLERPMVPVLARMEKRGISVDRQMLSRLSGDFAQGMAAQESEIYELAGETFNIGSPKQLGDILFGKMGLPGGKKTKTGAWSTSAQVLEDLAAEGHELPSKIVAWRQLSKLKSTYSDALPGYINPETKRVHTSYALASTTTGRLSSSEPNLQNIPVRTEAGRKIRQAFVSEAGHKLVSADYSQIELRVLAHIADIPQLKKAFEDGLDIHAMTASEMFGTPIEGMDPMVRRQAKAINFGIIYGISAFGLANQLGISRGEAGDYIKTYFERFPGIKDYMEATKKKVHADGFVSTIFGRKAHYPEVNTKNPNMRAFYERAAINAPIQGSAADILRRAMVRMEDRLNSAKLDAQMLLQVHDELIFEVPDAQVDETIPVIKDVMENACDPALTLSIPLQVDARAADNWDDAH, translated from the coding sequence ATGATCCGCGCCATGTCGACGCAAAGCTCTTCCCCTGCCCTCACCGCTGACGACCACCTGATTCTGGTCGATGGTTCCACGTTCATTTTCCGCGCATATCACGCTTTACCCCCGCTGACGCGCAAGCCTGACGGTCTTCCCGTTGGTGCCGTCTCGGGTTTCTGCAACATGTTGTGGAAGCTGTTGCAGGAGGGACTGACCCCGGAAGAAGGCGATGAGCCGACTCATTTTGCCGTCATTTTCGATCATTCCGCACAAACCTTCCGAAACGAGATCTATCCCGAATACAAGGCCCACAGGCCTGAGCCGCCGGAAGATCTGGTGCCGCAATTCGGACTGATCCGCGAGGCAACGCGTGCATTTTCGGTGCATTGCATTGAGCAGGCTGGGTTCGAGGCAGACGATTTGATTGCGACCTACGCCCGTCAGGCTGCAGAGCAGGGTGCGCAGGTCACGATTGTTTCGGGCGACAAGGACCTGATGCAATTGATCGGCCCCAAAGTGGGCATGATCGACACCATGAAAAACAAGATTTTCGGCGAGACTGAAGTCTTTGAGAAATTTGGCGTTGGGCCGGACAAGGTCATCGAAGTTCAATCGCTGGCCGGAGACAGCGTCGACAATGTTCCGGGCGTTCCGGGCATCGGCCTTAAGACCGCCGCTCTTTTGATCAACGAATTCGGCGATCTGGAAACACTCCTGTCCCAGGCCGACACGATCAAGCAGAAGAAACGTCGCGAAAACCTGATCGAGTTTGCCGATCAAGCCCGTGTTTCCAAGGAACTCGTGACGCTCAAGCAGGATGTTCCGGTGGAAACACCGGTCGGCAATCTCTCCGTCACCGACATGGATGGCCCGAAAGCTGTCGGTTTTCTCAAGGCCATGGGCTTCAACACACTTACGAAACGGGTTGCGGAAACAACCGGAGCCGACATTGCCAATGTGGAGGCGAGTGAGTTCGAAGTCCCTGGTTGGGATGTCCCCGATCACAAGGGTCGGATGGCTGAACGCGTCGAAACAAGTTCCGGTGCAGCAACAAGCGACGGTACTCCCGGCGTAGAAGGCATGATGGTGCCGCAGACGGTAGCGGACGCGCGCGCTGAAAGCGTGAAGGCAATTGCGATTGATTCCAGCGCCTATGAAACTGTCACATCGGTCGATCGCCTGAAAGAATGGTGTGAAGCTGCCTTTGAAAAAGGCTATGTCGCCTTCGACACTGAAACCACGTCCTTGAATGCCATGCAGGCGGACCTTGTCGGCCTGTCGCTGTCCACCGAACCCGGGAAAGCCTGTTATGTGCCGCTTGCCCATGTTGACGGTGAAGGCGATCTGTTGGGGGGTGGGGGTCTTTTGCCGGACCAGATACCTCTTCAGGATGCATTGGATGTTCTGAAGCCGATGCTTGAAGATGCGTCGGTGCTGAAAATTGCGCAGAACCTCAAATACGATTGGCTGGTCATGACCCGCTATGGCGTCGATATCGGCCCGTTCGACGACACAATGCTGCTCTCTTATACGGTTGACGCCGGCAAGGGTGGCAACGGCATGGATGAGTTGTCGGATCGATGGCTCGACCACAAGCCGATCCCGTTCAAGGAAGTCTGCGGTTCCGGCAAATCAATGATCACCTTCGACAAGGTGGCTATCGACAAGGCGACGGCCTATGCAGCAGAGGATGCCGACGTCACCTTAAGGCTCTGGATGGTCCTTAAGCCGCGTCTTGTGTCCGATCGCATGGCGACGGTCTATGAAACGCTGGAACGTCCCATGGTTCCTGTGCTGGCGCGCATGGAAAAACGCGGAATCTCCGTCGACAGGCAAATGCTGTCCAGACTTTCCGGTGATTTCGCGCAAGGCATGGCCGCGCAGGAATCGGAAATCTACGAACTGGCGGGTGAAACCTTCAACATCGGCTCTCCTAAGCAGTTAGGTGACATTCTGTTCGGCAAGATGGGTTTGCCCGGGGGCAAGAAAACCAAGACGGGGGCCTGGTCAACCTCGGCTCAGGTCCTGGAGGACCTGGCAGCCGAAGGACACGAACTGCCGTCGAAAATTGTCGCATGGCGCCAGCTGTCAAAGCTGAAATCGACTTACTCCGATGCATTGCCGGGTTACATCAACCCAGAAACAAAGCGTGTGCACACCTCCTACGCGCTCGCATCGACCACAACGGGTCGGCTGTCCTCTTCTGAACCGAACCTTCAGAATATCCCGGTGCGGACAGAGGCTGGGCGCAAGATCCGCCAGGCGTTTGTCTCTGAGGCAGGACATAAGCTGGTTTCGGCCGATTACAGCCAGATTGAACTGCGCGTTCTCGCCCATATTGCCGATATCCCCCAACTCAAGAAGGCATTTGAAGACGGGCTTGATATCCATGCCATGACAGCCAGCGAGATGTTCGGCACTCCGATCGAAGGTATGGATCCGATGGTTCGTCGTCAGGCCAAGGCCATCAACTTCGGCATTATTTACGGCATCTCTGCCTTTGGCCTTGCCAATCAGCTGGGCATTTCGCGCGGCGAAGCCGGCGACTACATAAAGACCTATTTTGAGCGGTTTCCAGGCATCAAGGACTATATGGAAGCGACCAAAAAGAAGGTCCATGCCGATGGTTTTGTGTCGACGATATTCGGCCGCAAGGCGCATTACCCTGAAGTGAACACCAAGAACCCAAACATGCGCGCCTTCTATGAGCGCGCGGCCATCAACGCGCCGATCCAGGGGTCAGCCGCCGACATTCTGCGCCGTGCAATGGTGCGCATGGAAGACAGACTGAACAGCGCCAAGCTGGATGCTCAAATGCTGCTGCAAGTGCATGACGAACTGATTTTCGAGGTCCCGGATGCACAGGTTGACGAGACGATCCCGGTGATCAAGGACGTCATGGAAAATGCCTGCGATCCAGCCCTCACCCTTTCCATCCCGCTGCAGGTTGATGCCCGTGCAGCCGACAATTGGGACGACGCCCACTAA
- a CDS encoding Smr/MutS family protein has translation MGKRGKKGALSPEDRELWGKVAKTLTPLHPERARVLEAELEDVVKDTPTKSVKQPKTSTAIKAPPGEQKAKAPMPLHQLEHRFRRKIVRGVRAIDARIDLHGLTQHQAHDRLLGFLYQAQARRHKVVLVITGKGGGGSSAYMDERGILRRMVPQWLSMPDMRPVVLGYEEAHASHGGAGALYVRIRKKR, from the coding sequence ATGGGCAAGCGGGGCAAAAAGGGGGCACTTTCTCCGGAAGATCGGGAACTTTGGGGCAAGGTCGCCAAGACCCTGACCCCGCTTCATCCCGAACGTGCCAGGGTCCTGGAAGCCGAACTCGAAGATGTCGTCAAAGACACTCCGACCAAATCCGTAAAGCAACCCAAAACATCGACGGCCATTAAAGCTCCCCCTGGGGAGCAAAAGGCCAAAGCTCCCATGCCGCTTCACCAGCTTGAACACCGGTTCCGACGTAAGATCGTGCGGGGTGTGAGGGCGATTGATGCTCGAATTGACCTGCATGGACTGACCCAGCATCAGGCACATGACAGGCTGTTGGGCTTCCTCTATCAGGCACAGGCAAGACGGCACAAAGTCGTTCTGGTGATTACGGGAAAAGGTGGCGGAGGTTCGAGCGCCTATATGGACGAGCGCGGGATTTTGCGCAGAATGGTTCCACAATGGCTGTCCATGCCTGACATGCGTCCCGTCGTTCTCGGTTATGAAGAGGCGCATGCGAGCCATGGCGGAGCAGGGGCGCTTTATGTCCGGATAAGGAAGAAAAGGTAG